CTCGGATGCAGTTCGAACAATCGCATCCGGTCCTGCGATCGCAGCACTTTCTCGCCGCAATACGGCGATCCCGGGTAATAACGCATTTTTCCGTCCGGGTTCATGGCCTTGACGAGCCCTACGTATTCGGCCACCGGACCCGGCAAATCCTTGCGGTCCCACAGGCGGCTGATACCGGTCAGGTACTCGGTGCTCTTGGCCGCATAACCGGTGTCGAGCGCGTACACGCCCGCGCCGGAATGCGTGTCGATGTACATGTAAGGCGCTTCCTTTTGCCCGAGATACCGCAGCAACTGGATGAGCACGAGGTGCTTGAGCACATCGGCGTGATTGCCGGCATGGAAGGCGTGGCGATAACTCAGCATAAGAAACTTTTACCTTTGCAGCAAACGATGAAGGAACGCATTTTAATGACAATCGACGGCAAACGTGACAAACATCAATGCTCGGGATGGCAGACGCAATCATGGCTGCTGGCGGCGCTCTGCAGGTTTTGCAGGATGCCGCACTGCTGCGCGGTCAAATGCGTGTGACAGGCATCGCGCAGGATCTGTAGCTGCTTTTGCAGGCGCTCCAGCGCGGCGATCTGCGCTTCCGTCTGGCGCAGATGACGATCCAGCATCGCGTCGATCTCCTCGCAAGCCAGTTCCGGCCTGGCTTGAAAATGCTGCAAGGTGCGAATGTCTTCCAGTGACATGCCAAGCGAGCGGCAGTGCCGGATGAACATCAGCCGCTCCGCATCCTGCTCGCTGTATTGCCGATAGTTGCCATCCGTGCGCGGCGGCACCGGCAGCAAGCCTTCCCGTTCGTAATAGCGAATGGTTTCCACTTCGCAATCCGTGCGTTTGGCCAGTTCTCCGATTTTCATCGCGACCTCCATTAAAGACCCTTGACCCTATAGTAGCTACAGGGTCTTTAATAGGCAATACGCCCCTGTCAATAAGGAGAATCAAATGTCAGCTCAATGTTGCGCAAGCAATTCCTCAGCCAATGCTGCTCGGGATCCGCGTTACCGTCGCGCGTTGTGGATCGCGCTCATCGTCAATGCCGCAATGTTTCTCATCGAAATATTCGGCGGCATGCGCTCCGGTTCGACATCGCTTTTGGCGGATGCGGTGGACTTCTTTGGGGACGCCGCGAACTATGCCGTGGCGCTGGCCGTGCTGTCGATGGCAGTCGTGTGGCGCAGCCGCGCCGCGCTGGCAAAGGGGCTGTGCATGGGGGCGTTCGGCCTGTTCGTGATTGGCAAGACCGCGTGGAGCATGGCTGCGGGCGTCGTGCCGGAAGCGACGACAATGGGCACGATCGGATTTTTCGCCTTGCTCGCCAACGTCGGCGTTGCAATCCTCTTGTACACCTATCGCGCCGGTGACGCGAACATGCGCTCGGTCTGGCTATGCACGCGCAACGATGCGATCGGCAATGTGGCGGTCATGCTGGCGGCGCTGGGCGTGTTCGGCACAGGCAGCGCGTGGCCCGACTGGCTGGTCGCAAGCTTGATGGGCGTGCTGGCATTGAGCGCATCGATCAGCGTGGTGCGGGATGCAAGGCGCGAGTTGGCGGGGGCCGTGCCTGTGGGGCACGTGCATGACCATGCCGGGCACTCGCATTGACATGGTTGTCGGGGGCCGTCCTTGACTGTAGTGACAAGCCCATGCCATCGACTTGTCATGCCGAACGCAGTGAGGAATCCGTTAGCTGAAACCCGCAGCGCG
The Noviherbaspirillum cavernae DNA segment above includes these coding regions:
- the cadR gene encoding Cd(II)/Pb(II)-responsive transcriptional regulator, giving the protein MKIGELAKRTDCEVETIRYYEREGLLPVPPRTDGNYRQYSEQDAERLMFIRHCRSLGMSLEDIRTLQHFQARPELACEEIDAMLDRHLRQTEAQIAALERLQKQLQILRDACHTHLTAQQCGILQNLQSAASSHDCVCHPEH
- a CDS encoding cation transporter; protein product: MSAQCCASNSSANAARDPRYRRALWIALIVNAAMFLIEIFGGMRSGSTSLLADAVDFFGDAANYAVALAVLSMAVVWRSRAALAKGLCMGAFGLFVIGKTAWSMAAGVVPEATTMGTIGFFALLANVGVAILLYTYRAGDANMRSVWLCTRNDAIGNVAVMLAALGVFGTGSAWPDWLVASLMGVLALSASISVVRDARRELAGAVPVGHVHDHAGHSH